In Archangium violaceum, the following are encoded in one genomic region:
- a CDS encoding sensor histidine kinase produces the protein MAAPTLRPSASLARSTLIQMGVRIGIVIALTTLASYLNMFHTLREDAIQQLARHVAERSQREQAIFMLAEDNHALLRKALDERIRAWSQKDPDPLFDSLFTPWPDGTVRTRAEGFDGTRMASVFVPPGVKLDTELRRRILAAYEVITQYGPAFTARFTDTYVTLVEGPVITFWLTRPNWALELPTDDPTLEYEYYTITTPAKNPLRHTAWTGNYLYSPTQNWLVTANTPLDMDGRHVASFSHDILLDELLTRSINDHLPGTYNLLVRDDGQLIAHPALDMRGATMGYDILGTAPPAGGVPPRLASEEERAHLRSLFEKVRNRRPGEVILELPEYGEYIAVARLQGPDWNFVTVLPKSVVTASAMRSARYVLLFGLASLLLELVIMYQVLRNQISQPLLALTQATHRVASGDFQVALDTSREDELGLLAGAFRTMADKVQQREEQLRQANEGLEQRVEERTRELKTVHGQLVQTARQAGMAEIATNVLHNVGNVLNSVYTSSQLARDRLGELRLEHVSKVATLLQEHQADLQVFLTQDERGRNVMPFLNKLGQNLLKERQEILTLLEDVGRYTEHIGDIVKVQQNHARTPRLNESVHLSSLVDDALRINAAALTRHQVKEVRQLLFLPPLMTDKHKVLMILVNLISNAKYAMDATPAEQRILTVKLELPVPDRVRIVVQDNGMGISQELLTRIFQYGFTTRTDGHGFGLHSSAVAAQELGGSLTVHSDGPGRGATFTLELPYQPIEEASPA, from the coding sequence ATGGCAGCTCCCACACTCCGACCCTCTGCCTCCCTGGCCCGCTCGACCCTCATCCAGATGGGCGTGCGCATTGGCATCGTCATCGCCCTGACCACGCTCGCCAGCTACCTGAACATGTTCCACACGCTGCGCGAGGACGCCATCCAGCAGCTGGCGCGGCATGTGGCGGAGCGCAGTCAGCGGGAGCAGGCCATCTTCATGCTGGCGGAGGACAACCATGCCCTCCTCCGGAAGGCGCTGGACGAGCGCATCCGGGCCTGGAGCCAGAAGGATCCAGATCCGCTCTTCGACAGCCTGTTCACCCCGTGGCCGGATGGCACCGTCCGCACCCGCGCCGAGGGCTTCGACGGGACGCGGATGGCGAGCGTCTTCGTCCCCCCGGGCGTGAAGCTCGATACGGAGCTCCGCCGCCGCATCCTGGCCGCCTACGAGGTCATCACTCAGTACGGGCCCGCCTTCACCGCCCGCTTCACGGATACCTACGTCACCCTGGTGGAGGGACCGGTCATCACGTTCTGGCTCACGAGACCCAATTGGGCCCTGGAGCTCCCGACGGACGACCCGACACTCGAGTACGAGTACTACACCATCACCACTCCCGCGAAGAACCCGCTGCGGCACACGGCCTGGACCGGTAACTACCTGTACTCCCCCACCCAGAACTGGTTGGTCACGGCGAACACTCCGCTGGACATGGATGGGCGCCATGTCGCGTCGTTCTCCCATGACATCCTGCTGGATGAGCTGTTGACGCGCTCCATCAACGACCACCTGCCCGGCACCTACAACCTGCTCGTGCGCGATGACGGCCAGCTCATCGCTCATCCCGCGCTGGACATGCGGGGCGCCACCATGGGCTACGACATCCTGGGCACCGCTCCGCCGGCCGGTGGGGTTCCCCCCCGGCTCGCTTCCGAGGAGGAGCGGGCCCACCTGCGGAGCCTCTTCGAGAAGGTGCGCAATCGTCGGCCCGGTGAGGTCATCCTGGAGCTCCCCGAGTATGGCGAGTACATCGCCGTGGCCCGACTGCAGGGGCCGGATTGGAACTTCGTCACGGTGCTGCCCAAGAGCGTGGTGACCGCATCCGCCATGAGGTCGGCGCGCTATGTGTTGTTGTTCGGCCTGGCCTCACTTCTGCTGGAGCTGGTCATCATGTACCAGGTGCTCCGGAACCAGATCTCCCAACCGCTGCTGGCGCTCACCCAGGCCACCCACCGTGTTGCCTCCGGTGACTTCCAGGTGGCGCTGGACACCTCGCGTGAGGACGAGCTGGGACTGCTGGCGGGTGCCTTCCGGACCATGGCCGACAAGGTCCAGCAGCGGGAGGAGCAGTTGCGGCAGGCCAACGAGGGACTGGAGCAACGCGTCGAGGAGCGGACCCGGGAGTTGAAGACGGTCCACGGGCAGCTGGTGCAGACGGCGCGGCAGGCGGGAATGGCGGAGATCGCCACCAACGTGCTGCACAACGTGGGCAACGTGCTCAACAGCGTCTACACCTCCTCCCAGCTGGCGCGGGACAGGTTGGGCGAGCTGCGGTTGGAACACGTGAGCAAGGTGGCCACCCTGCTCCAGGAGCACCAGGCGGACCTCCAGGTCTTCCTCACCCAGGACGAGCGCGGGCGCAATGTCATGCCCTTCCTGAACAAGCTGGGACAGAACCTGTTGAAGGAGCGCCAGGAGATCCTCACCCTGCTGGAGGATGTGGGCCGGTACACGGAGCACATCGGCGATATCGTCAAGGTGCAGCAGAACCATGCCCGCACACCCCGGCTGAACGAGTCCGTCCACCTGTCGTCGCTGGTGGACGATGCGCTGCGCATCAACGCGGCCGCGCTCACCCGTCACCAGGTGAAGGAGGTCCGGCAGCTGCTCTTCCTGCCTCCCTTGATGACGGACAAGCACAAGGTGCTGATGATCCTGGTCAATCTCATCAGCAACGCCAAGTACGCCATGGATGCGACGCCAGCGGAGCAGCGCATCCTGACCGTGAAGCTGGAGCTCCCCGTGCCCGATCGTGTTCGCATCGTGGTCCAGGACAACGGCATGGGCATCTCCCAGGAGCTGCTCACGCGCATCTTCCAATACGGCTTCACCACCCGGACGGATGGACACGGCTTCGGCCTGCACTCCAGTGCCGTGGCGGCCCAGGAGCTGGGGGGCTCCCTGACGGTCCACAGTGACGGGCCCGGGCGTGGCGCCACGTTCACGCTGGAGCTGCCCTATCAACCCATCGAGGAGGCCTCTCCAGCATGA
- the fabG gene encoding 3-oxoacyl-ACP reductase FabG — MLAESLKGKSVIVTGGSKGIGKGIARVFARHGAKVLVVARDLQAAETTAREFVAAGGTASGFSADVTRFEDMEKMAQVAAERHGGIDVLCANAGVFPQVKMEDMSPETWDEVMATNLKGTFLAVKACIPYLKKSDQGRIVITSSITGPVTGFPGWTHYGATKAGQLGFMRTACMELAKYRITVNAVLPGNIVTEGLQALGPEYMKGMAAAVPLGTLGEVEDIGHAALFFASREAGYITGQTLIVDGGQVLPESQDALAQM; from the coding sequence ATGTTGGCGGAATCGCTCAAGGGGAAATCGGTCATCGTCACCGGCGGCAGCAAGGGCATCGGCAAGGGGATCGCCCGGGTCTTCGCGCGGCACGGTGCCAAGGTGCTGGTGGTCGCGCGCGATCTCCAGGCGGCCGAGACGACGGCGCGGGAATTCGTCGCGGCCGGTGGCACCGCCAGCGGCTTTTCCGCCGACGTGACCCGGTTCGAGGACATGGAGAAGATGGCCCAGGTGGCGGCCGAGCGTCATGGCGGAATCGACGTGCTGTGCGCCAATGCCGGCGTCTTTCCACAGGTGAAGATGGAGGACATGTCGCCGGAGACCTGGGACGAGGTGATGGCGACCAATCTCAAGGGCACCTTCCTCGCGGTGAAGGCCTGCATCCCCTATCTGAAGAAATCCGACCAGGGGCGCATCGTCATCACCTCGTCGATCACGGGCCCGGTGACCGGCTTTCCCGGCTGGACCCATTACGGCGCCACCAAGGCCGGGCAACTGGGCTTCATGCGCACCGCCTGCATGGAGCTCGCGAAATACCGCATCACGGTCAATGCCGTGCTGCCCGGCAACATCGTGACCGAGGGTCTCCAGGCACTGGGCCCGGAATACATGAAGGGCATGGCGGCGGCGGTGCCGCTCGGCACGCTGGGCGAGGTCGAGGATATCGGCCATGCCGCCCTGTTCTTCGCCAGCCGCGAGGCCGGCTACATCACCGGCCAGACGCTCATCGTGGATGGCGGTCAGGTCCTCCCCGAATCGCAGGACGCGCTGGCGCAGATGTAG
- a CDS encoding cytochrome P450 — protein MGFLQEFEAIDVGNPRERAQLLSTWMERKPLDLFGELRDARPIFTPMPGQVLVTRYADVKEVMEREDVFSVRLYQKRMDPLVKGFVLGQDDAEEATREHDISILRLAVSREDLPATRSFTARGVEATLRTARPQGRLDVVRELARPVPTRWALQYFGLTGLDEATLMSQARALFLDIFINTSQDPTIHQEGLAACAKLTGWLDTRIARRRRWRWLRRFSRSENVLDRLLEMQRVRATRLDDVAIRNALIGSITGTLDNVSTSTANIFDMLLDRPELLQAARMAALSDDDQALRPYLMEALRFKPPVPALVRYCERTYSLAQGSPRETVIAKGSVVVLLLSSAMFDPEEVESPMEFRTTRPTSSYLHFGAGPHTCLGRYLGMVLIQELCKGLLCLQNLRRAEGPAGQVTRTREGFPESLEVQFDSGTPAGVTVH, from the coding sequence GTGGGATTCTTACAGGAGTTCGAGGCCATCGACGTGGGGAACCCTCGGGAGAGGGCCCAGCTGCTGTCGACGTGGATGGAGCGGAAGCCGCTCGACCTTTTTGGAGAGCTGCGGGACGCGCGGCCGATCTTCACCCCGATGCCGGGACAGGTGCTCGTCACCCGGTACGCGGACGTGAAGGAAGTGATGGAGCGGGAGGACGTCTTCTCGGTGCGGCTCTACCAGAAGCGGATGGACCCGCTGGTGAAGGGCTTCGTCCTCGGGCAGGACGACGCGGAGGAAGCGACACGCGAGCACGACATCTCCATCCTGCGGCTGGCGGTGAGCCGCGAGGACCTCCCCGCGACGAGGAGCTTCACCGCGCGGGGTGTCGAGGCGACGCTGCGGACCGCGCGTCCCCAGGGCCGGCTCGACGTGGTCCGGGAGCTGGCCCGCCCCGTTCCCACGCGGTGGGCCCTCCAGTACTTCGGGCTCACCGGACTGGACGAGGCGACGCTGATGAGCCAGGCCCGGGCGCTGTTCCTGGACATCTTCATCAACACCTCCCAGGACCCGACGATCCATCAGGAGGGGCTGGCCGCCTGTGCGAAGCTGACGGGCTGGCTCGATACGCGAATCGCCCGGCGGCGCCGCTGGCGGTGGTTGCGCCGGTTCTCCCGGAGCGAGAACGTGCTCGACCGGCTGCTGGAGATGCAGCGCGTGCGCGCCACGCGACTCGACGACGTGGCGATCCGCAATGCGCTGATCGGCTCCATCACAGGGACGCTCGACAACGTCTCCACGAGCACCGCGAACATCTTCGACATGCTGTTGGATCGGCCCGAGCTGTTGCAGGCGGCGCGCATGGCGGCCCTGAGCGACGATGACCAGGCGCTGCGTCCCTATCTGATGGAAGCGCTGCGGTTCAAACCGCCGGTGCCCGCGCTCGTGCGGTATTGCGAGCGGACGTACTCGCTCGCCCAGGGCTCGCCGCGAGAGACGGTCATCGCGAAGGGCTCGGTGGTGGTGCTCCTGCTCTCCTCGGCGATGTTCGACCCCGAGGAGGTGGAGTCGCCGATGGAGTTCCGCACGACGCGCCCCACGAGCAGCTACCTGCACTTCGGAGCGGGGCCGCACACCTGCCTGGGCCGCTACCTGGGCATGGTGCTCATCCAGGAGCTCTGCAAGGGATTGCTGTGCCTCCAGAACCTGCGCCGCGCCGAGGGCCCCGCCGGCCAGGTGACGCGTACCCGGGAGGGCTTCCCGGAGTCATTGGAGGTCCAGTTCGACAGCGGCACCCCGGCCGGAGTCACCGTCCACTGA